The Blochmannia endosymbiont of Colobopsis nipponica genome has a segment encoding these proteins:
- the rpmF gene encoding 50S ribosomal protein L32, with product MAVQQNKPTRAKRGMRRSHDALTFAAISVDSDSGKVHRRHHITSDGFYRGRKVIKK from the coding sequence ATGGCTGTACAACAGAATAAACCAACTAGAGCTAAGCGTGGTATGCGACGTTCTCATGATGCATTAACTTTTGCTGCTATATCAGTAGACAGTGATTCTGGTAAGGTGCATCGTCGGCATCATATTACTAGTGATGGTTTTTATCGCGGCCGGAAAGTCATTAAAAAATAA
- the rluC gene encoding 23S rRNA pseudouridine(955/2504/2580) synthase RluC translates to MKNCIKNVNIINISSERIGQRVDNFLRTYLKGVPNSKIYRIIRKGGIRINGKRIPVRYRLQKNDILRIPPVRQVVKKQKITTLCSSVYLKNINLIRNSIIYEDDYLMIINKPSGLAVHSGTKLNFGIIEGLRFLRPTANFLELVHRLDKDTSGLLLLAKKRSALLELHKQFHFKKIQKKYLVLVSGQWRSSIRVINVPLSRCILPVNGYRFVYVDQQSGKYAETRFLIKERFDLATLIIATPITGRTHQIRVHTQFVGHPIAFDKLYGNKIFNKRFESYGLNRLFLHSFLLKFTHPNNGKIVFVKAPLDVALQKCLYVLRGNQ, encoded by the coding sequence ATGAAAAATTGTATAAAAAATGTAAATATAATTAATATTTCTTCCGAAAGGATCGGGCAAAGGGTTGATAATTTTTTACGTACTTATTTAAAAGGAGTGCCTAACAGCAAGATTTATCGCATTATTAGAAAAGGTGGAATACGAATCAATGGGAAACGAATACCAGTAAGATATCGTTTGCAAAAAAATGATATTTTAAGAATTCCTCCTGTTAGGCAAGTAGTAAAAAAACAAAAAATAACTACTTTGTGTTCTTCTGTATATTTAAAAAACATTAATTTAATACGCAATTCTATCATTTATGAAGATGATTATTTGATGATAATCAATAAACCTTCCGGTTTAGCTGTACATTCTGGTACTAAATTAAATTTTGGAATAATTGAAGGTCTACGTTTTTTACGTCCTACAGCAAATTTTCTAGAACTAGTGCATAGATTAGATAAAGATACTTCTGGCTTATTATTGTTAGCTAAAAAACGATCTGCTTTATTAGAATTACATAAGCAATTTCATTTCAAAAAAATACAAAAAAAATATTTGGTATTAGTAAGTGGTCAATGGCGTTCTTCCATAAGAGTTATTAATGTTCCATTATCAAGATGTATTTTGCCGGTGAATGGTTATCGTTTTGTTTATGTTGACCAACAATCAGGTAAGTATGCAGAAACAAGGTTTTTGATAAAAGAAAGGTTTGATTTAGCAACATTAATCATTGCAACACCTATTACAGGTCGTACCCATCAAATACGAGTTCATACTCAATTTGTTGGACATCCTATTGCATTTGATAAACTTTATGGAAATAAAATATTTAATAAACGATTTGAATCATATGGATTGAATAGATTATTTTTACATTCTTTTCTACTAAAATTTACTCATCCTAATAATGGGAAAATTGTATTTGTTAAAGCGCCATTAGATGTTGCATTACAGAAATGTTTATATGTTTTGCGGGGAAATCAGTAA